TTCCCAGGGCAAGAGGCCATCTCTTTCCCAGCAGGGCACTGGGTGAGGCTGCCACTCCCTCAGTCGCTGCCTGGTGCCACTCTCCCTCAGTAGCCCTCACCTGACTCACCCTCACGTCTCCCCTGGAAGGCACAACCCAGGGAGCAGAGAGGGCGGActggggcaccctgggaggctacCGGAAGTGCAGCTTCTCCCAGAGCTGGCCTCAGTAGTGAGAGGGTCCAGATGTCCTCCTGTCTGATGCCCTGCACAGCCTGGCACCGGCCTTTCTGTGCCTGGCCCCTCTGGGTTCAATGCCCACGAATTTCTGGATCATTCTGAGAACCAGAGGTAATGCGGTAACACCCTCCCATCCCTCCTTTCCCAAGAAGTGGTCTCAGGGGTTAGCTTCTCTGAGGCTGAAGCTAGGTTTGACATTGAACTAGAAGGTCCTGTGGTCCATATGGGACAAAAAGAGCAAGTCTTAGGGCTCAAGGCTCAGCCTGCAATCCTGTTACAAGTTCAGATTTTGTCTAGGGTCACTGTTCACAACAGGCCCAGAGTCCAGGACTAGGGTCAGGCTGTCATCAGAGTCAGGACTCAGTGCCTGGAGCAGGCTCAGGACTGCTCCCAAACCTGGTCCTTGTCCAGAATAGGGGCTAATGTGTGTCATGATCAGCGCTGTGTCTGGTTTGTTAAATGTTAAAGGTCAAGGTTTGGTCTATGGATCAGGTCAGAGTCCCGTCAGAAATAAAGATCAAGGTTCAGTGTGGAATGGACAGGGTTGGAGCTCAGAGCAAGTCCAGGGTCATGTTCAGGCTAAAACAAGGTCAGGACTGCATAGGGAGCAGGGGGAGGGCTCAGGCTCCGATCAGGCCTCAGTGACGAGACTCATGACTTGTGTCCTGCACCCTTGATAAAGGCTAAGGCTATGTGCATGTCTAGGCCTAGCATAATGTCAGGGTCCAGGGTAGGTAAGTCACTTCAGCAAATTCAGGTGACTACCCCAGCCCCACTGCCTTGTTCCCCCTCATTCCTCAGAAGAAAAATTGGAATTGTGCCTCTGCTTGGCTGTGGGATCTCTCTCCCCTGTCATGTGTCCAGGGTGCCCTCTGGTGGCAGTCCCCAGCAGTGCCAGTTTCTCAGGTGCAGTCCATCTGCTGGGCCACCTGCTGTTAGGAGCCTGGCCCTCCAAAGGGTCCATCCACGCCCTTCCAGCCAGCTCTATATCCCTGCAGGACCTGCTCTCACAcagagaagcaggaagctgagttattAGCAAGGggactccctgctgcctcccaggagctttTACTCCTTCCCACCTGCTCAGTCAGGAATCTGGCTAAGTCCCCATTATTGGTCACCTGGAATCTTAGCCCCATGGTGAAATTCACTCCTTCTACTTTTGCACTCATTGGACAGATACAAAGCACCTGCTTAGTGCCAGGGAGGCAACGAAGGTGCAGCAGTGAGTCAGGCAAAGTCTTGGAGCTCACATTCCACCCACTTCTTCCTAACTCTTTACTTCTAGTCCCCAACCCCCTCCAGGAACGCCCCTGGGGAAGACTCAGAAGTGGACAAGTCTGAGTCTCCTTCTCCCCTGTACTCTAGATCCCGAGGGTAGACTATTCCAGCTTGAGGGTTCTCTGTATCGTTCCTGGCCTGCCACATTTGGCCTCACTGCTTAACCCCCACCCTCTCACCCCCATAAGCAAGCATCTCAGGGCTTCCCTCCTTCCACCACACAGTACCACTGGACTAATGGCCTTACTAATGGTTTCGGGTTTCCCTCCAAACCTGATCCTCCACCAAACAGCCAGGCACCCAAACCACAATTCCAAATGTTGCTCCATGTTCTCTTTTACTCCCCTGACAGGTGGTGCCTGTCTGAGCTACCCATGGGGCTCTGGTCCCTGCACAGCAAGTGCTCTGttcccagcccccagcagctCTGTCTGCAATAACCTCCTAGCGCACCCCTTGTCTTCCCTCTTGCCCCACCACTCTGTTTCCACACAGTAGGCAGAGCAGTGTTTACAACCATAAATTGGATCACGTCACATCTCTGCTGAAAACCCTCCAGTGACTCCCATTTTGCCGAGAATAAAGCAACTCCTGGCCCTGCTGACTGAACGTTCCCTAGGCTGAGCtggcccctctctcctctctactTTACGCTCCCACGCATCTCTCCAGTGCTTCTTATTCTGACACTAGCCAAGTTCGAGCTCACTTTAGGGCTTTTGCACTGCTTGCTCGTTCCAGACTTGCTTGCCTTGAAACTCTCTGAGAGCTCCTTAACCTTCCAACAAGCTCCACTACTATTCCTCTCCACTGCAGTTTTCTGCTTTGCACCATTCATGATGGCTTAATGGTTGCTCTTGTTAGCTTCCTTCTGTCCTGTTTCCCCCAAGCAGAATGGGGACTCCACGAGAGCATGTTCAGCGCTGCATTtctggtgcctggcacacagccagGCTCAGGAACAATTTGGATTCACCAGAAATaacgattcttttttttttaaagatttatttatttttattggaaaggcagattacagaggggaggagagacagagaggaagatattccatccgataatttacttcccaagtgacttcaacgactggtgctgtgccgatccagagccatgagccaggaacctcttccaggtctcccatgcgggtgcagggtcccaaggctttgggctgtcctcgactgctttcccaggccacaagcagggagctggatggtaagtggagctgctgggattagaaccggtgcccatatgggctttagccgctaggccaccgtgcccgGGCCCAGGAATAATGGTTCTAAGTGGCAGGCCTCCTTTCTCCTgctgagaggagagggaggagatgcCAAGTCCTGGCTCCCTCCCTGCGCTACGCCAGAGCTCTCCAGACATCCTTCCAGAGGGGGCAGTTCTGTGTCCTGCATCAATCCCCTAGACCTCTGAGGACGGGCGGGCTGGGAAGGGAGTCAAGTCCTCCTGGGCCAAGGAGCATGATGCCCCTACCCTGGTGGAATCATGTCCCCCTCTTCAACAAAAACCCACTTTGCCAGTGTTTTCCCAAGGTGTGGAgtctgcctgggaggcagtggcagagAGGTGTGGACACAGCGGTTCTCCAgcctagctgtgtgtgtgtgtgtgtgcgcgcgcgcgcgtagGCCTGGAGAGGCCAGACCTGTTTTTTGGCCCAACAACCAGCGGGCCCAGGGGCAGTGGGTGTGCAGTCTTCCTGGCTGCCTGTGTGGGaacaggcagagaaaaggaacagccaTTGCCAGCTGCTGTGGTAGTGGAAGGGACTCAGTGCCAATGTTTGCACATCACACATTGCTTTTTAGAttgatttatgtttttgaaaaggatatagacagagggagagatcttctatcctctgattcactttccaggtagttgcaacagccagatggaagccaagagtcaggaactctatctgtgtttcccacatggagagcagggcccaagcatttgggccatcttccactagtCTCCCAGAACCAGCATTTCTGGGAATCCcagaaccagcattctgatatgggatgccattgtctCAGGTCGCAGCTTAACCTGCCTCCAGTTCCccattttatttccattgttGGTTGGGCCTGGGGCCTCTGTCCTCAGCCCTTGTCCCGTGCTCACACTTCCTCATAAGCCCCAGACTCCCAGGACAGGCTGGAGAAGACTCCCTGTGGGTGCAAGAGAATAAGTTCAGGCACTGCGGGCAAGCAGGAGAGGGGTTGGGCTCAGCCTAGCATTGCAGGGGGTGAACCTGGGGCCACTCCCCAGGCAGCATCTGTGGTGGCACCTCTCATCCTCTGCTCCACTGCGGCAACAGGTGGTATCCAAGGTTGTAGACcagtgaaccagaagagaggcatgtacacacatacacccaaGGTGGGATGATTGGCGCCCATGGACCTACGAGAATGAGCAGAACTGGCTCACTCAGCATCACTTTTGACCCATCTGCTGTCCTCCAAGACAAGGAGGGGTGGAGATGGGGttggagggaggaagacagagcaCCCGAGGGGCCACTCTTGGGAAGACAAAGGGGGATGATGAAGTTAGGGGGGTCATGACAGCCAGCAAGGGGTGGGCCAGTACATGCCGTGCTCAGGACTCACCTGGCTGTCCCCagggacaggacaggctgggccagagctgcAGGACCTTTGCCCGGTTCCCTGCACCCTTATTCCTTCCTGCAGTggccagcacccatttgggaccaCTGGCAGGACCCAAACTCTGTTGGAAGAAGGGTCTTGCCTTTGCACAGTGCTAGGGAGCCTTTGGCCCCTTTCAATCCCTGTTGGGAGGCAATGTCCTCAATTACAGCCAAGGCTACCTCCCACTCCCACACATGGCGGACACCAGACAGCATTACCCAAAGCAGCCACTGTCCAGCCCCCACATGAGCCAGGCAGTGATACCCACAGCCACAGGCCTCTGTTCACCTATGTCCCCCTTGCCCTGCCTACTGCACCTGCTCACACAACTACCCACTCCTCTCCCCTGCCAACCTCTGCTGGGTCACCAAGAGGGGCAGATGCTAGGATGCTGTTTGGCCACAGACTGGAGTGGTCCTGGCACCCAGGATGCTCAGCCAGAGACCAGCAGGTCACAGGGCCCAGGCTCCATGGTGCTTTATTGAAGAAGACACAACGGCCAGAATGCTTGGCCCACCTATGATATGGTCACCCTGGGTGGCGCTGGTGGAAGGGCCACAAAAGACGCCTGAGGCCTTCCTGAAGACTTTCTCTGCAAGGGAAGGGTGTACTTTCAATGCATCCGTACCCTCGGGCCCATGCTGCTGTAAGCCAGAACCAACCTTGATCATGAAACCCAGTGTTCTGTTGGGACAGATACAGGTGTGAGGGACAGAAGAGAGGGCTGTCACAGTGTGAGGGGTGGGGACAGCCCCACTGATCCCCTcgcttctttccttctccttcccacTCCAACTCCTCTCAGGGAAGGCATCTCGGTTCAGTGTCCAGACGCCATCTGGCAGAGGCTGAAGCCTCGGTTCCAGGGTTCAGGCCCTCATTTACATCAAGTCTGGGGCAGGTGAGGCGGAGCAGCGCCCAGACACCTCACGTAAGGTGCAGGGTTTCCCTCCTCGCTCTGGGACGTGAGCCACTCCACCTGTCTCCTCCAGAAGGTGTGTGCAGGCCGGACGGATGAGGCCACCTGTGCCCAGCACTGGATCCTTACGGAAAGCATGTCGCTTGTTCATGCTTAAATGGCACTAAACGGACAGAGACAGACGAGTCCGTTCGGGGTCCTGGTCCGCTAGGGGGAGGCCCGCTCCAGGGGCAGGTTGAGCTGGGGCCCTTCGGTGCGGGGCGCGTAGACGGCCGCGGGCGCTGGAGCGTCCAGAGAGAAGGGCCCGGGCCCCGGACTGGAGCGGCCAGAGGACGCAGCCGACATAGCGGGGCTCAGCTGCACTGCCGTGGTGTCCTGCGCCGTGCGCTCGCTGCTATCCATCTCCAGCGCCACCCGCCCCGAGCGGCCACCGCCCTGACCCGGGTATCCCGCGGCTGCCGCTGCCGGGCGCGCCCGGGGCGCGGGACCCCGGCGGCTACACACGCAGCAGGCAGCgaagaagcccagagccagggtgAGCAGCACCGGCCCCACGACGAGCGGCGCGTTGTGTCCGGGCAGGAAGGAGGTGAAGGCGCCCACTAGCGTCACGTTCACGCCCGCCAGCAGCACGCACAGACCGCAGGCGCAGCACAGCGCGGGCGATGGCAGGCCGGGCAGCCAGCCCTGAGCGCGGGCCTTGGGCGCCCGCGCCCGAGGCTCCTGGCGCTTCTTCTCAGCAGAAGACATCAGCCTACGCACTTCCGGCACACATCAAGCGGACCTCCAGCTGCTGGTCCACCAGGAGCGGCCCACAAATTCACGGCAGTCCTGTGGACACACAGTAGGAGGGAGGGGTCGGTGGGCGATTCAGCCTCCAGCCCCACGCTCATCTCTAGCTACGTTTTTGGCCAGCCCCCTGCCTCTGGTTCTGGGAGACAATAACTTAGTCTATATGGCACACAGTCCTTGGGGTCCTTTCTCCTGccatcttctctccctttccactttctcttgagtCCCAGGTGGACGCAGCCACTCCGCCTCCAGGTAACCTTGCTGGACTAAGTGAACAGCTCTAAACGCTCTGCAGGAGAGCGCATGAGATgagaccccacccccacccccgctccaCCTCCATCAGGAGTCCTAATGAGAGAGCAGGTAGCCACTCTTGGAATTTAGACAACTTCTTCCCCTAAGTGAAGGAGGTTTGGCAATGAATTGGACCAGATGAATTGGCAATGAATTGGATCTCGACCTGATGAACAGACAAGCTCAGAGCAGCCTAGCCCAAGACTGCAGGCCAGGACCTAAGGGACTTGCTGCCCACACCAGGGACATGAATACTCCTGAATGTCAGCTGAAGCCCTTGAGTAAGTGGCACTTGATTGGGAGGCCTTCCTGATGGTTCAGGCAGCCAGTGGGAGCCGACAGTCTCCAGTGGGGCCCAGTTGGGCTGCAGCAGCCCCAAGCTCCCTGGGCCCTCTCTAGCCCGGGTGTGCTATTACATTTCCACCACTCAGGATTCTACTGTGGGCCCTGGATTCCAAGTCCAGCTACTGGATCCCAGAATTCCTCTCTGGGATTCTGTGGTTTTGGGACCTATGCCTGGATTGCCATGTTCTGCACATGGATTCAAATGCAAGAGGAATGTCATCAAAATCTAGCAACCCACGACTGGCATTTGAGAAGTCCTTTCTATAACATGAGATTCTCCCAAAAGGGTGAGATCAGAGCTATGAGTTGTGTCCAAATTGTGGAATGACAGCAGGTGAGAGTCCTGGGCAGGGGCTGAGAGGCGGCAGAGTGTGCAGGGAGAGGCACCGGAGGCTGCCACCAGGACCAGAGGCCTCCACGCTGTGCTCGGTGTTGTGGCTCACCAACAGGAGGACGCGATCATCACGGAATGCGTCCAGCTAAGCAAAGTGCTGAGTAGAGTGAGGACTGGGTACGGATGAGCCAACTCCTTGTGGTTGTGGTTGACACAGAAGGCAAATGACATAGATGGCTCTGGGAGGCCCATCACACCGCTTTGGAAGCTGTCCGGTGGCCTACTGCCCCAGGGGAAGAATCCTCCTGAGTATCCCAACCCAGTCCCTCTGGGGTGACTACATGAAGGTGCAGCAACTGGGAGGTACAGCTCAGCTCATTCATGATGGAAACACACATAGGAACCTGCTTGGCTCAAGCAGGTCAGAGGGCCTGCAGGGTTGCCCCCAGGCCTGTCCAGAGCTACTGACTCCAGGTTCCCTTACCTGTCACATGCAGAGAGGTGAAACTCCAGCCAGGGCCACTTTGCTGCTATATCAAGCTTGAAGGGAGTTAGAGACCCCCAAATCCTAGCCAAGAGGTTGTCCATAGCACCCCCAGGCCTTAGGAAGCTCCCCGTTTGCGTGGAACACCTTGCTATCTGTAGCCTGTAGCTGACAGTTCAGCCAGAGAAGATACAGCCTCTGAAGGTACAGCCACTCAGTCTGCACTTTCATGGCTGGAGGTGTCTGAATCCACcagctgtctccagccctgttaACAAGGGCACTGAATGCATGTTTTACAGCCCAGAAAACTGGGGCCCAGAGAGGAAGCCAACTGGGGGCTTCAGGGACTGGACTAAATGCAAGTAAAGACACCTGTGATCCCAGTCAGAGAACAGAATATACAATTCAGTGTGCTCAGTCTGGcttcatttgaaagagaaggaTTTCATTCTCAGAGGTTCTGGGAGACCCCCTTCAAAGCCCTGCTCCACCTGACACTGTGGACAGAGGCAGGGTCTTCCTTCCCGGGTGGGAGGTGGTAGTTAAGGCTCAAGCTGAGACTGCAGGCTGTGCCTCTGCTGGAGGGGGGTCAGGGGGAGAGTTGGACCCTCTGCCTCAGCACAAatgatgccagagccttggaAGCAGAGATTGGACAAGTTTGGGAGGCCCTAGGTGGCTGGAGGGTCCCAGAATCTGCCATCTTTCCCCCCTATCTTAGGTCTCCCAGTTTTACTGCGATGAACCCAGTTAggtttttctttatgtttctctGTCTTGGGAAGCCTGGTGCTTCTACAATCTGGCTTGCTGTCTTCCATTGTCTTCTCTCTTCTGGAAACCCTAACTGCATTCAGGTTCCACTGTTCCACATTGTGCCACATGTTTCTCACACTTTGTTTTGTATTCTCTAGTCTTCTCCCCATCTCTGGTTCATTCTAGATATTTTTCTACTGAATTGTCATTCACTACCCTTGTCCTCCCTTCAACTGTTTCTTCTCTTCGATTTCAGCTGTTACAACTTTTTGGTTCTAGAACTTCCACCCAATTCTTTTCCATAGATTCTTTCTGTGGGAAGACTTCTCTTTATCTATGTTCttaaatatattcttaaatatatttgaagttcatggctgAAAGCTCCAACAGGTGGGTCTACTGTGGGTTCACCCTATTGTCTATTTCATTGTTCTTGGGTTTTGGTCATTCGGTCTTATCTGGAAGACGTTTATTTTCTCTTGAATGCCCAGCACTGTATGAAAAACTTCAGCATGTGACTCTGGAAGCAATTCCTCTAGAAATGATTTTCTTTCCCTTGTGACCAGAGCCCTTAACCCACTCTGGGACTGTATGGTCTGGAAACTTTTGGCCTTTGTCTAACCAGGACCCCTAAACTGTGGCCCTGTGGGCCACCCAGCTAAATGCTGGCAGAGATGCACAGGAACCCTCCCTCTGAACAATCATTTTGATTCGCTAGTGTCCTCGCCATACTGCCACCTATAAACTGGAAAATACCTTCAGGGAAAAGctcaaataaaacattattttccttttctccaaGAGCTTGGCCCACTTCAGTTCCTACTGCCTTTTTAGCTTTCCCATGCCTTTAAAAGATGCCCTAAATGGTCAATCCAGCTTCAAAAAATTACCCTCAAAGGTGACTTGGTCCAATATATGCTAGTTTACTTGTGACCAGAAACAGAATTTTACATGAGCACCGGAAATCCATACTTTCAGACGCATGCTTCACTGTTGAGCCAACCACGACACTTTACAGCAATACACATAATTTTTCCACTTGAACTTAAGCTTTCCTATAAGATCTGCATTTTATAGAAAGATGCCTTCTCGAGATCACTGAATCATGGTGGTAGTAGTGCCAGGATTTGAAACCTGACCTGCCAGCCCCAAAGCCTGAGCTCTTGCTGGGGCTGGGTGTGCAGAGCAAGGCCCAGGCTCCCTCCAGGCCCTGCGGGTGATGCGTTGCTCTCACTCATGCTGAGTTGCCCAGTCACCTACCCTAGAGGGTGGGTGAGTTCCCTGAATCCCATTGTAAACTTGCTGGGCTTCCTCCACACCAACTCCTGCCCAGAGGCTGTGTCTCCTGGACTAATTGCCAATGAGTGATCCTTATCTGTTCCTGGGAGAACAGCTCCCAAGCACAGTGGCGCTAAGGGCATGGGGTGCTGGGTTTCTTCCTGAagtcatttcctggctgttcacCTGGCATCTGGGCTCTGCAGGGGAGGTAGTGAGGGGGTTGCTGTGGCAATTCAGTTGTGTCATCACTTCCTTTGGCACACATGGCCTTCTCATCGCTGCAGGCACAGAGTTGGTGTTCTTGGTGATATGGTTCTTTGCCAAGCCCAACCCTCACCCCAGTGCCTaagcggtgggggggggggggcactgcTGCAAATCCGGGATGCTGGAATTGGCAGACATACTTCAAGCTGCTGCACCTGTACAAATCTTTTGGATTGGTTCCTTCATCTGTGGATGGAGGAAACCATGGCTTGGAGAAGGGAAGGCCATGGATAGGGTCAGTGGCCATGTCAGACTGAAACCAGATCTTTTCCCACCTAGCTTGGGCCCTGAGCTGCCCATGACCCCTGGCCAAGCAGTTCATCCTCTGGCTACTCGGACTCTGGCTGGGAAGTCCTCGTGGTCTCTGGGAATTCAAGCTAGCAGGAGTCCTGTGGTGCAGACACCAGGGTCCAGCATTCAGATGACCAGGGTTTAAAATTCTGTAAGGGCTGGGCCCCTGTCTTGGCCTCAGCTGTCTGAGTGTAAAGGGAGGTTACAACCCGGTTATCATCCCCAAACTGAGGTCCCTCATCAATCTGCTGACTTGCCCTCATCTACCTTGTGAAGGCGGCTAGAAATGCCCATAAACGCCTATCAAATGGTCTTACAAAGCAGTGCATTTCTCCGTGGCCTGGCTGTACCTGCTCGTTACCCCACATTCTTTGCTTTGGGCTGGAGACACATCATTTCCCTTGGGGGTGACCTGCACAGCAGTGCCTGCTGAGGCAGGGGGGCTGTCATGTGGAGCAGCCCCTCTAGGCTAAGCCTCTCCTCTCTATTAACACAGCTGGTCTTCACCAAGACCCCGTGAGCTTCCGACCCTTAGGTCCCAGCTAGGAAGCCTGGGCAGCGAGGTGAGGGGACCACTGCGGCTCAGCTGCTAACAGTGAAAGCCAGGTCTCCAACCCAGGGCTCTTGGATGGAAAAGCATGTAGGGTGCTACAGTGGAATTGCAGCTCACTGGAaggtgtgggatgctttacctaGTCAACAATATAATCATGTAATCATTGTTATCCAAGTGGTCATCAACAAGCTGGGGGAGGTGGAGGCAGGGGCTTCTGAGGGGCAGGGTAGGGTATCCATCTGATGCTCCTTAAGGCCAGCCTGCACCACCCTCTCTGTCCATGGGATGCTTGTTTCATATACCATCAGTTGCTGGACCAAGGCCCAAGAGCCTCTGGGAGAGGAGGCTGGAGTTCTGGTtcaggcagcagccagcagaCCTGGCCCTCTGCTTCCATGTGAGCCCAGGGCTTTCATTTGCCCAGGCTGGACAATTTACCCTTCACTATGAACAACTCAGTTGCCCTCTGTCTTAGCCCTCCTGCTCCCACTCCCATGCCCAAGACCTTGAAAGGGTAGGTCAGCCCTCTCCCCTGGcacctctcccttccccttgCCACTGTTCCCTCACCCCCAGGGAACCTCCCACATCTCTGACTCATTGCTGGCTGGGACTTATTCACTATCGTGCAAGCTCTCGGTTTCTGCCAACTCCATGCTGTCTCCCCAGGGCCCAAGGGCTGCCATTCCCCTCACCCTAGCCAATCAAtagctccccacccccatcttctCCAAGCAAGAGATAAGCTTTAGGGATGCAGCCAGAAGGTGTGGCTTCCAGCTCGCTCcagtgcctgactcctggctttatcaACCTCATTCGTGGGTGAATTTACATGCAGGTGTGCATACACACAGAGCACGTGTGCATACACGTTCCCttatatgttacacaggaaagctccaggccagcaggcaggcagctggacaggTGCAACTGTGTCCCAGTGCAGTGGGCATGCAGGTTCCCAAATGGGACCCTCAGCTGGAGACTTCTTGCCTGGGTCCTGTGAGTAGAGGGGTGTGGCTTGAAGGAGGTACCCTGGGAGAGTTGATGAGGGAACAGCAGCTCTGTTTTATCT
This window of the Ochotona princeps isolate mOchPri1 chromosome 2, mOchPri1.hap1, whole genome shotgun sequence genome carries:
- the TMEM275 gene encoding transmembrane protein 275; protein product: MSSAEKKRQEPRARAPKARAQGWLPGLPSPALCCACGLCVLLAGVNVTLVGAFTSFLPGHNAPLVVGPVLLTLALGFFAACCVCSRRGPAPRARPAAAAAGYPGQGGGRSGRVALEMDSSERTAQDTTAVQLSPAMSAASSGRSSPGPGPFSLDAPAPAAVYAPRTEGPQLNLPLERASP